One Tunturibacter gelidoferens genomic region harbors:
- the galE gene encoding UDP-glucose 4-epimerase GalE — MRILITGGAGYIGGTVARILLAQGHAITVFDNLCHSKRSAVAENTTFIEGDIADRPLIEKTLREGRFDGVMNFAALIEAGESMKRPEIYFRNNTAATLTLLEAMLATGHDRLVFSSTAACYGEPEKTPILEDARLQPTNPYGESKLLVEHMLRWMNLIHGFKYASLRYFNVAGAIEGYGEAHEPESHLIPLILDVALGRRANIKIFGRDYPTQDGTCIRDYIHVRDLAEAHLLALQALSDAKSRLIYNIGNGQGFSVLEVIESARRVTGRPIAVEECDRRPGDPAVLVAGSAKIKAELGWVPRFAELDQIMASAWGWHQKRYA, encoded by the coding sequence ATGAGGATTCTGATAACGGGCGGAGCGGGCTATATCGGCGGCACGGTGGCGCGGATTCTGCTGGCTCAAGGCCATGCCATCACGGTGTTCGATAACCTTTGCCACAGCAAGCGTTCGGCAGTCGCTGAAAACACCACGTTTATCGAGGGTGATATAGCGGATCGGCCTTTGATCGAAAAAACCCTTCGCGAAGGCCGTTTCGATGGTGTGATGAACTTCGCTGCGCTGATCGAAGCGGGCGAAAGCATGAAACGCCCGGAGATTTATTTCAGAAACAACACGGCAGCAACCTTGACCCTCCTGGAGGCGATGCTGGCTACTGGGCATGATCGGTTGGTCTTCAGTTCAACTGCCGCGTGCTACGGGGAGCCGGAGAAGACACCGATTCTCGAGGACGCCAGATTGCAGCCAACCAACCCGTATGGGGAGAGTAAGTTGCTTGTAGAACATATGCTTCGGTGGATGAACCTCATCCATGGGTTCAAGTATGCGAGTCTGCGCTACTTCAACGTCGCTGGAGCCATTGAAGGGTACGGGGAGGCACATGAACCGGAGTCGCACCTCATTCCGCTGATTCTCGATGTGGCGCTAGGGAGGCGGGCGAATATTAAAATCTTTGGCCGTGATTACCCCACCCAGGATGGAACCTGCATCCGGGATTACATCCATGTACGTGATCTCGCCGAGGCCCACCTTCTGGCTCTTCAAGCGCTCAGCGACGCGAAGAGCCGGCTGATCTACAACATTGGCAATGGACAGGGATTCAGCGTTCTTGAAGTCATCGAGTCGGCCCGTCGCGTTACGGGAAGGCCCATTGCTGTCGAGGAGTGTGATCGTCGGCCTGGCGATCCTGCGGTCCTTGTGGCAGGTTCCGCGAAGATCAAAGCCGAGTTGGGGTGGGTACCGAGGTTCGCGGAGCTTGATCAAATTATGGCCAGCGCCTGGGGGTGGCATCAGAAACGATATGCGTAA
- a CDS encoding DUF421 domain-containing protein — translation MIESMFHMHLPLLEKILRPVIVYLFLIGFLRLFGKRELAQLNPFDLVVLLSLSNTVQNAMIGDDNSVSGGVIGAFSLLTINWLLSRLLFNMPRLNKAFEGSASVLIRHGVVDWDEAKREALTELELRSVLHKQGFNDFSEVEKCVLEPNGNFYLEGIKSMSDDAQRAELRKAIEELHVEVKQMRTELAARGALPI, via the coding sequence TTGATCGAGAGCATGTTTCATATGCATCTGCCGCTGCTGGAGAAGATTCTCCGACCAGTCATTGTCTACCTTTTTCTTATTGGGTTTCTGCGATTATTCGGCAAGCGGGAGCTGGCGCAGCTGAACCCGTTCGATCTAGTGGTGCTGCTTAGTCTCTCAAACACCGTGCAGAACGCGATGATTGGCGATGACAACTCGGTGTCCGGTGGCGTGATCGGCGCGTTTTCGCTGCTGACTATCAATTGGCTGTTGTCGAGACTACTGTTCAACATGCCAAGGCTGAACAAAGCCTTCGAGGGTTCCGCGTCGGTCTTGATTCGTCACGGGGTAGTCGATTGGGACGAGGCGAAACGTGAAGCGCTGACTGAGCTTGAACTGCGATCCGTGCTTCACAAGCAGGGATTCAACGACTTCAGCGAGGTAGAGAAGTGCGTCCTTGAACCGAACGGAAACTTCTATCTCGAAGGGATTAAGTCGATGAGTGACGACGCGCAGCGGGCGGAGTTGAGAAAGGCGATCGAGGAGCTGCATGTCGAGGTAAAGCAGATGCGTACCGAACTTGCGGCGCGGGGGGCGTTGCCGATTTGA